The DNA segment GGGTTCCTCGCAAAGGGTGAACGCCCAGCCATTTTCACCAACGGACGATGGACCAGGATCAGCACCTCGCGGGGACACGTGCTATCGCGGATCCCGACCGTCCTTTAACCGGCCGGTTCACAAGGTTCGGGTCCTAGCGCTCGTCGGCAGAGTTGACCATCGAATGGGCGGCCCGCTCCAGGTAATCCCACAGGGTCGCCTCGTGCAGGGGCGCCAGGTCAAGTGAGTCGACCGCCGCGCGCATATGCGTGAGCCAGTGGTCGCGTGCCCGCGGCGACACGGTGAACGGCATGTGCCGCATCCGCAGCCGGGGATGGCCGCGCTGGTCACCATAGGTCTTGGGGCCGCCCCAATACTGCTCCAGAAAAATCAGCAACCGCTCCTTCGCCGGTCCCAGATCTTCCTCCGGGTACATCGGCCGCAGCAGCTCATCACCCGCGATGCCGTCGTAGAAGACGTCCACCAGCTGCACGAAGGTCGGGTGACCGCCCACCGCCGCATAGAAGTTGTCGGTGTAGGCGGGCTGGTCGAAACGTGGCCCCAGCGGGGTCAGTTTGGCCAGCGGCTCACCGAACCGGGACGGGATGGGGATGCCTTCGGGGCTTCCAGGGGTGGTCATTGTTTCTCTCCTGTCGGTTCGTCGGCCGCTACCGGGGGCAGATAATTGCCCTGTGAACGGTTGCCCACTTTCATGATGTCCCCGTTGCGGATGTACCAGATGGCCCCGTTCCCGTCGATCAGCCGGGTGATCCGCAGACCGACCGACTGCACCACTCCCACGGTGTCCCCGATCTCGATGGTGTCGCCAATTCCATACTGGTCCTCGAGGGTGATGAAAAACCCGAGGAACGCGTCCCTGATGATCTCGCGGGCGCCGAAGCCGATCGCAATACCCACAATTCCCACGCTGGCGAGAATCGGTCCGATATTCACGCCAAGCGCCTGCAGCGCCATCATGATGGCGATCACTGCGATGGTCAGTCCCGACACGCTGCGGAGCAGCGCGCCGATGGTTTCAGTGCGTTGGACCCGCCGCTTGTGGTCAAGCGTGCGCAGGACCGGCTGCGCCCACTTGA comes from the Arthrobacter sp. CAN_C5 genome and includes:
- a CDS encoding globin; translation: MTTPGSPEGIPIPSRFGEPLAKLTPLGPRFDQPAYTDNFYAAVGGHPTFVQLVDVFYDGIAGDELLRPMYPEEDLGPAKERLLIFLEQYWGGPKTYGDQRGHPRLRMRHMPFTVSPRARDHWLTHMRAAVDSLDLAPLHEATLWDYLERAAHSMVNSADER
- a CDS encoding mechanosensitive ion channel family protein — its product is MQSPTEIGLGDQLLNAAIIIVAGLVLWLVVRFVINRMVRRVRSGSDLFKKPHFKWAQPVLRTLDHKRRVQRTETIGALLRSVSGLTIAVIAIMMALQALGVNIGPILASVGIVGIAIGFGAREIIRDAFLGFFITLEDQYGIGDTIEIGDTVGVVQSVGLRITRLIDGNGAIWYIRNGDIMKVGNRSQGNYLPPVAADEPTGEKQ